From a single Arachis hypogaea cultivar Tifrunner chromosome 3, arahy.Tifrunner.gnm2.J5K5, whole genome shotgun sequence genomic region:
- the LOC112734029 gene encoding serine/threonine-protein kinase PBL34: MGLGAENGKVVEHLDVCKSKGGKKKKKKESGIVEEEQETGCWVRLRLFGSCISSRSKVDSSVSGTSTNYAESKSTIDTSRDQPTLPVVSSTTTSNAESNASTSKLEEELKVALRLRKFTFNDLKLATRNFRPESLLGEGGFGCVFKGWIEENGTAPVKPGTGLTVAVKTLNHDGLQGHKEWLAEVNFLGDLVHPNLVKLIGYCIEDDQRLLVYEFMPRGSLENHLFRRSLPLPWSIRMKIALGAAKGLAFLHEEAERPVIYRDFKTSNILLDSDYNAKLSDFGLAKDGPEGDKTHVSTRVMGTYGYAAPEYVMTGHLTSRSDVYSFGVVLLEMLTGRRSMDKNRPNGEHNLVEWARPHLGEKRRFYRLIDPRLEGHFSIKGAQKAASLAAHCLSRDPKARPLMSEVVEALKPLPNLKDMASSSYYFQTIQADRFSASPNTRNGRTQGALLTRNGQHPRSLSIPHGTHASPYHHQFPQQSPKPNGKAQS; the protein is encoded by the exons ATGGGTTTGGGTGCTGAGAATGGTAAGGTGGTGGAGCATTTGGATGTGTGTAAATCAAAAGgtgggaaaaagaaaaagaagaaagagagtgggATAGTTGAAGAGGAACAAGAGACTGGGTGTTGGGTTAGGCTTAGGTTATTTGGGAGCTGCATTTCTTCAAGATCCAAGGTTGATAGCTCTGTTAGTGGCACCAGCACCAATTATG CCGAAAGTAAATCAACTATTGACACAAGTAGAGACCAACCAACGCTTCCAGTTGTCTCTTCTACAACAACTAGTAATGCTGAAAGCAATGCATCCACTTCCAAACTTGAAGAGGAGCTTAAAGTTGCTTTGAGGCTGCGAAAGTTCACTTTCAATGATCTTAAGTTGGCAACAAGAAATTTTCGGCCCGAGAGTCTTCTTGGCGAAGGTGGGTTTGGTTGTGTGTTCAAGGGATGGATCGAAGAAAATGGAACTGCTCCTGTGAAACCTGGTACGGGGCTCACTGTTGCTGTAAAAACCCTCAACCATGATGGACTCCAGGGTCATAAAGAATGGCTG GCTGAAGTAAATTTTCTGGGTGATTTAGTTCATCCAAACCTTGTTAAACTTATAGGTTACTGTATCGAAGATGATCAGAGGTTGCTAGTATATGAGTTCATGCCTCGGGGAAGTCTAGAAAACCACTTGTTTAGGA GATCCCTGCCTCTTCCATGGTCCATTAGGATGAAAATTGCACTGGGAGCTGCAAAAGGTCTTGCTTTTCTTCACGAGGAAGCAGAACGACCAGTAATATATCGGGATTTCAAGACTTCCAATATACTATTGGATTCG GACTACAATGCCAAGCTCTCTGACTTTGGACTCGCAAAAGATGGTCCTGAGGGTGATAAAACCCATGTCTCCACTCGAGTGATGGGAACCTATGGTTATGCAGCACCAGAGTATGTCATGACAG GACATCTTACGTCAAGAAGTGATGTGTATAGTTTCGGAGTAGTACTACTTGAGATGTTGACTGGCAGAAGATCTATGGACAAAAACCGACCCAATGGCGAACATAACCTCGTGGAATGGGCTAGACCGCATCTAGGAGAGAAAAGAAGGTTCTACCGGTTGATAGACCCTCGTTTGGAGGGTCACTTCTCCATAAAAGGAGCTCAGAAAGCAGCTAGTTTGGCTGCACATTGCCTTAGTAGAGATCCAAAGGCAAGGCCTCTCATGAGTGAAGTCGTAGAAGCTTTAAAGCCTCTGCCAAACCTCAAGGACATGGCTAGTTCATCATATTATTTCCAGACAATTCAAGCCGACCGGTTCAGTGCAAGCCCGAATACTAGAAACGGACGAACACAAGGCGCATTACTGACGCGGAACGGGCAGCATCCGAGGAGCCTTTCGATACCACATGGTACACATGCATCTCCATATCACCATCAGTTTCCCCAACAATCACCAAAACCAAATGGAAAGGCACAGAGTTGA